In a single window of the Osmerus eperlanus chromosome 2, fOsmEpe2.1, whole genome shotgun sequence genome:
- the LOC134011903 gene encoding transportin-2 isoform X2, which yields MEWQPDEQGLQQVLQLLKDSQSPNTATQRAVQQKLEQLNQFPDFNNYLIFVLTRLKTEDEPTRSLSGLILKNNVKAHYQNFPPAVADFIKQECLNNIGDPSPLIRATIGILITTISSKGELQTWPELLPQLCNLLNSEDYNTCEGSFGALQKICEDSSELLDSDALNRPLNIMIPKFLQFFKHCSPKIRSHAIACVNQFIIGRAQALMDNIDTFIESLFALAADEDSEVRKNVCRALVMLLEVRIDRLIPHMHSIIQYMLQRTQDPDENVALEACEFWLTLAEQPICKEVLAGHLVQLIPILVNGMKYSEIDIILLKGDVEEDEAVPDSEQDIKPRFHKSRTVTLQHEGGEGEEGEDIDEDDDDDDDTLSDWNLRKCSAAALDVLANVFRDELLPHLLPLLKGLLFHPDWVIKESGILVLGAIAEGCMQGMVPYLPELIPHLIQCLCDKKALVRSIACWTLSRYAHWVVSQPPDSHLKPLMTELLKRILDGNKRVQEAACSAFATLEEEACTELVPYLSFILDTLVFAFGKYQHKNLLILYDAIGTLADSVGHHLNQPEYIEKLMPPLIAKWNELKDEDKDLFPLLECLSSVATALQSGFLPYCEPVYQRCVTLVQKTLAQAMMYNQHPDQYEAPDKDFMIVALDLLSGLAEGLGGHVEQLVARSNIMTLLFQCMQDSMPEVRQSSFALLGDLTKACFPHVKPCIAEFMPILGLNLNPEFISVCNNATWAIGEISMQMGAEMQPYVGMVLNNLVEIINRPNTPKTLLENTAITIGRLGYVCPQEVAPQLQQFIRPWCTSLRNIRDNEEKDSAFRGICMMIGVNPGGVVQDFIFFCDAVASWVSPKDDLRDMFYKILHGFKDQVGEENWQQFSEQFPPLLKERLSACYGV from the exons ATGGAGTGGCAGCCAGACGAACAGGGACTTCAGCAGGTCCTCCAGCTCCTAAAGGACTCCCAGTCAcccaacacagccacacagagagCTGTTCAACAA AAACTTGAGCAGCTGAACCAGTTCCCGGACTTCAACAACTATCTCATCTTTGTACTCACAAGACTGAAAACCGAAG ATGAGCCCACTCGCTCCCTGAGTGGTCTGATCTTGAAGAACAATGTGAAGGCCCATTACCAGAACTTCCCCCCGGCCGTGGCAGACTTCATCAAGCAGGAATGTCTGAACAACATCGgcgacccctcacccctcatccgTGCCACCATCG GCATCTTGATCACGACGATCTCCTCCAAAGGGGAGCTGCAGACATGGCCGGAACTCCTGCCTCAGCTGTGCAACCTGCTCAACTCGGAGGACTACAACACCTGCGAG GGCTCGTTTGGCGCCCTGCAGAAGATCTGCGAGGACTCCTCAGAGCTTCTGGACAGTGATGCTCTCAACCGCCCCCTCAACATCATGATCCCCAAGTTCCTGCAGTTTTTCAAGCACTGCAGCCCCAAGATCAG ATCCCATGCCATAGCATGTGTGAACCAGTTTATCATCGGCAGAGCACAGGCTCTGATGGACAACATTGACACCTTTATCGAG AGTCTATTTGCGCTGGCTGCAGACGAGGACTCGGAGGTGAGGAAGAACGTGTGCCGGGCCCTGGTCATGCTGCTGGAGGTCCGCATCGACCGCCTCATCCCCCACATGCACAGCATCATCCAG TACATGCTGCAGCGCACCCAGGACCCCGACGAGAATGTGGCTTTGGAGGCCTGCGAGTTCTGGCTCACCCTGGCCGAGCAGCCCATCTGCAAGGAGGTTCTGGCTGGACACCTGGTGCA ACTCATTCCTATCCTGGTGAATGGCATGAAGTACTCTGAGATCGACATCATTCTTCTAAAG ggtgACGTGGAAGAGGACGAAGCGGTGCCCGACAGCGAGCAGGACATCAAGCCCCGCTTCCACAAGTCTCGCACCGTCACCCTCCAGCACGAGGGCGGcgagggcgaggagggggaggacatcGACGAGGACGACGATGACGACGACGACACGCTGTCTGACTGGAACCTAC GGAAGTGTTCGGCGGCGGCGCTGGACGTGCTGGCTAACGTGTTCCGTGACGAGCTGCTGCCCCACCTGCTGCCGCTGCTCAAGGGCTTACTCTTCCACCCTGACTGGGTCATCAAGGAGTCTGGGATCCTGGTGCTGGGGGCCATCGCTGAGG GCTGTATGCAGGGCATGGTCCCCTACTTGCCGGAGCTCATCCCCCACCTCATCCAATGCCTGTGTGACAAGAAGGCCCTGGTGCGCTCCATCGCCTGCTGGACGCTCAGCCGCTACGCCCACTGGGTGGTCAGCCAGCCGCCGGACTCCCACCTCAAACCGCTGATGACCGAGCTGCTGAAACGCATCCTGGACGGCAACAAGAGGGTTCAGGAGGCTGcctgcag tgcGTTTGctactctggaggaggaggcgtgCACAGAGCTGGTCCCCTACCTGAGTTTCATCCTGGACACCCTGGTGTTCGCCTTCGGCAAGTACCAACACAAGAACCTGCTGATCCTCTACGACGCCATCGGGACTCTGGCCGACTCCGTGGGACACCACCTCAACCAGCCG GAGTACATCGAGAAGCTGATGCCCCCCCTCATCGCCAAATGGAACGAGCTGAAGGACGAGGATAAGGATCTCTTCCCGCTGCTGGAG TGTCTGTCGTCAGTAGCCACGGCACTGCAGAGTGGCTTCCTGCCCTACTGTGAGCCAGTCTACCAGCGCTGTGTCACCCTGGTGCAGAAGACCCTGGCCCAGGCCAtg atgTACAACCAGCACCCAGACCAGTACGAGGCCCCCGACAAGGACTTCATGATCGTGGCCCTGGACCTGCTGAGCGGCCTGGCCGAGGGCCTGGGGGGCCACGTGGAGCAGCTGGTGGCCCGCTCGAACATCATGACCCTGCTCTTCCAGTGCATGCAG GACAGTATGCCTGAGGTGAGACAGAGCTCCTTTGCTCTACTGGGAGACCTGACCAAGGCCTGCTTCCCTCACGTCAAACCCTGCATTG CTGAGTTCATGCCCATCTTGGGGCTGAATCTCAACCCAGAGTTCATCTCTGTGTGCAACAACGCCACCTGGGCCATAGGAGAGATCTCCATGCAGATGG GAGCAGAGATGCAGCCCTACGTGGGCATGGTCCTCAACAACTTGGTGGAAATCAtcaacagacccaacacacctaaGACTCTTCTGGAgaatacag CCATCACGATCGGCCGGCTGGGCTATGTGTGTCCACAGGAGGTGGCTCCACAGCTGCAGCAGTTTATTAGACCATG gtgCACGTCGTTGAGGAACATCCGGGATAACGAGGAGAAGGACTCGGCGTTCCGCGGCATCTGCATGATGATTGGAGTGAACCCCGGAGGAGTGGTGCAG GACTTCATCTTCTTCTGTGATGCTGTGGCCTCCTGGGTCAGCCCCAAGGATGACCTGAGGGACATGTTCTACAAG ATCCTACATGGCTTCAAGGaccaggtgggagaggagaactGGCAGCAGTTTTCCGAGCAGTTCCCCCCTCTGCTGAAGGAGCGGCTGTCGGCCTGCTATGGCgtgtag
- the LOC134011903 gene encoding transportin-2 isoform X1, with product MEWQPDEQGLQQVLQLLKDSQSPNTATQRAVQQKLEQLNQFPDFNNYLIFVLTRLKTEDEPTRSLSGLILKNNVKAHYQNFPPAVADFIKQECLNNIGDPSPLIRATIGILITTISSKGELQTWPELLPQLCNLLNSEDYNTCEGSFGALQKICEDSSELLDSDALNRPLNIMIPKFLQFFKHCSPKIRSHAIACVNQFIIGRAQALMDNIDTFIESLFALAADEDSEVRKNVCRALVMLLEVRIDRLIPHMHSIIQYMLQRTQDPDENVALEACEFWLTLAEQPICKEVLAGHLVQLIPILVNGMKYSEIDIILLKGDVEEDEAVPDSEQDIKPRFHKSRTVTLQHEGGEGEEGEDIDEDDDDDDDTLSDWNLRKCSAAALDVLANVFRDELLPHLLPLLKGLLFHPDWVIKESGILVLGAIAEGCMQGMVPYLPELIPHLIQCLCDKKALVRSIACWTLSRYAHWVVSQPPDSHLKPLMTELLKRILDGNKRVQEAACSAFATLEEEACTELVPYLSFILDTLVFAFGKYQHKNLLILYDAIGTLADSVGHHLNQPEYIEKLMPPLIAKWNELKDEDKDLFPLLECLSSVATALQSGFLPYCEPVYQRCVTLVQKTLAQAMMYNQHPDQYEAPDKDFMIVALDLLSGLAEGLGGHVEQLVARSNIMTLLFQCMQDSMPEVRQSSFALLGDLTKACFPHVKPCIAEFMPILGLNLNPEFISVCNNATWAIGEISMQMGKDHKQEEGDCAGAEMQPYVGMVLNNLVEIINRPNTPKTLLENTAITIGRLGYVCPQEVAPQLQQFIRPWCTSLRNIRDNEEKDSAFRGICMMIGVNPGGVVQDFIFFCDAVASWVSPKDDLRDMFYKILHGFKDQVGEENWQQFSEQFPPLLKERLSACYGV from the exons ATGGAGTGGCAGCCAGACGAACAGGGACTTCAGCAGGTCCTCCAGCTCCTAAAGGACTCCCAGTCAcccaacacagccacacagagagCTGTTCAACAA AAACTTGAGCAGCTGAACCAGTTCCCGGACTTCAACAACTATCTCATCTTTGTACTCACAAGACTGAAAACCGAAG ATGAGCCCACTCGCTCCCTGAGTGGTCTGATCTTGAAGAACAATGTGAAGGCCCATTACCAGAACTTCCCCCCGGCCGTGGCAGACTTCATCAAGCAGGAATGTCTGAACAACATCGgcgacccctcacccctcatccgTGCCACCATCG GCATCTTGATCACGACGATCTCCTCCAAAGGGGAGCTGCAGACATGGCCGGAACTCCTGCCTCAGCTGTGCAACCTGCTCAACTCGGAGGACTACAACACCTGCGAG GGCTCGTTTGGCGCCCTGCAGAAGATCTGCGAGGACTCCTCAGAGCTTCTGGACAGTGATGCTCTCAACCGCCCCCTCAACATCATGATCCCCAAGTTCCTGCAGTTTTTCAAGCACTGCAGCCCCAAGATCAG ATCCCATGCCATAGCATGTGTGAACCAGTTTATCATCGGCAGAGCACAGGCTCTGATGGACAACATTGACACCTTTATCGAG AGTCTATTTGCGCTGGCTGCAGACGAGGACTCGGAGGTGAGGAAGAACGTGTGCCGGGCCCTGGTCATGCTGCTGGAGGTCCGCATCGACCGCCTCATCCCCCACATGCACAGCATCATCCAG TACATGCTGCAGCGCACCCAGGACCCCGACGAGAATGTGGCTTTGGAGGCCTGCGAGTTCTGGCTCACCCTGGCCGAGCAGCCCATCTGCAAGGAGGTTCTGGCTGGACACCTGGTGCA ACTCATTCCTATCCTGGTGAATGGCATGAAGTACTCTGAGATCGACATCATTCTTCTAAAG ggtgACGTGGAAGAGGACGAAGCGGTGCCCGACAGCGAGCAGGACATCAAGCCCCGCTTCCACAAGTCTCGCACCGTCACCCTCCAGCACGAGGGCGGcgagggcgaggagggggaggacatcGACGAGGACGACGATGACGACGACGACACGCTGTCTGACTGGAACCTAC GGAAGTGTTCGGCGGCGGCGCTGGACGTGCTGGCTAACGTGTTCCGTGACGAGCTGCTGCCCCACCTGCTGCCGCTGCTCAAGGGCTTACTCTTCCACCCTGACTGGGTCATCAAGGAGTCTGGGATCCTGGTGCTGGGGGCCATCGCTGAGG GCTGTATGCAGGGCATGGTCCCCTACTTGCCGGAGCTCATCCCCCACCTCATCCAATGCCTGTGTGACAAGAAGGCCCTGGTGCGCTCCATCGCCTGCTGGACGCTCAGCCGCTACGCCCACTGGGTGGTCAGCCAGCCGCCGGACTCCCACCTCAAACCGCTGATGACCGAGCTGCTGAAACGCATCCTGGACGGCAACAAGAGGGTTCAGGAGGCTGcctgcag tgcGTTTGctactctggaggaggaggcgtgCACAGAGCTGGTCCCCTACCTGAGTTTCATCCTGGACACCCTGGTGTTCGCCTTCGGCAAGTACCAACACAAGAACCTGCTGATCCTCTACGACGCCATCGGGACTCTGGCCGACTCCGTGGGACACCACCTCAACCAGCCG GAGTACATCGAGAAGCTGATGCCCCCCCTCATCGCCAAATGGAACGAGCTGAAGGACGAGGATAAGGATCTCTTCCCGCTGCTGGAG TGTCTGTCGTCAGTAGCCACGGCACTGCAGAGTGGCTTCCTGCCCTACTGTGAGCCAGTCTACCAGCGCTGTGTCACCCTGGTGCAGAAGACCCTGGCCCAGGCCAtg atgTACAACCAGCACCCAGACCAGTACGAGGCCCCCGACAAGGACTTCATGATCGTGGCCCTGGACCTGCTGAGCGGCCTGGCCGAGGGCCTGGGGGGCCACGTGGAGCAGCTGGTGGCCCGCTCGAACATCATGACCCTGCTCTTCCAGTGCATGCAG GACAGTATGCCTGAGGTGAGACAGAGCTCCTTTGCTCTACTGGGAGACCTGACCAAGGCCTGCTTCCCTCACGTCAAACCCTGCATTG CTGAGTTCATGCCCATCTTGGGGCTGAATCTCAACCCAGAGTTCATCTCTGTGTGCAACAACGCCACCTGGGCCATAGGAGAGATCTCCATGCAGATGG GCAAAGATCACAAGCAGGAGGAAGGGGATTGTGCAG GAGCAGAGATGCAGCCCTACGTGGGCATGGTCCTCAACAACTTGGTGGAAATCAtcaacagacccaacacacctaaGACTCTTCTGGAgaatacag CCATCACGATCGGCCGGCTGGGCTATGTGTGTCCACAGGAGGTGGCTCCACAGCTGCAGCAGTTTATTAGACCATG gtgCACGTCGTTGAGGAACATCCGGGATAACGAGGAGAAGGACTCGGCGTTCCGCGGCATCTGCATGATGATTGGAGTGAACCCCGGAGGAGTGGTGCAG GACTTCATCTTCTTCTGTGATGCTGTGGCCTCCTGGGTCAGCCCCAAGGATGACCTGAGGGACATGTTCTACAAG ATCCTACATGGCTTCAAGGaccaggtgggagaggagaactGGCAGCAGTTTTCCGAGCAGTTCCCCCCTCTGCTGAAGGAGCGGCTGTCGGCCTGCTATGGCgtgtag
- the il12rb2l gene encoding interleukin 12 receptor, beta 2a, like, which translates to MAGSLWSLIHFTGYSLPFVMARAWLISHLLMLRITPSNGLVHTGPLPHTPSTPRCSIPYSINEDLTIQCSWDPGPEQDPGLLTSYSIHWAADLDTKTYSVSERSSGVIPRDDYPSHRTLWVWVVAKNQYGSAQSDNATFRTDLIRVPPAPIITEFTSDYLEITWGSGCSLLKLSEGDCDVRYRSEGQQKWSEVVNNLQTRFELLRPLPFTKYEFQVRCGCKDTILSEWSSVQRVGPSGQMDVWCDCESLSDLSKCALMWKLPPPPVVHGLRYVVTVSYTNGTVEIVNVSTTVDGGRSGCKGKQCNLRSSLLGVSGVHVSAQTSHGTTEPTSLALPTLGVQGQEPHIICNMDEVSLLVSWNLSSQFTNKLLGLVVQYKQAGLPPSQGFCWRKVHNNSQTSIPLPGSFENYTSYIVSLFGVLGNSSVFLSSTTAYAREGAPPQVPFIKIHDITDSQVTFTWGHIPLSQTRGVILQYLLEVDDQTVGNVSAEKNSYVISALSPGRSYQVGIRAVTKAGSGQAKIIYITTKDKQDYDITMYILIIPVIILLLMGFAYKVLVGCDKVPDPKNSQLFQQMTKSQVSRSFICAPSEPSPKISQLEVVQIEPQDIKAFPGKTNNLMETGNEEECIGTGTEEEKKNADMERGWIQIKGKGKFYEEAYSTMIDTDEEKIGGDMASLSEEETFFQDYEKHFMPSAVDV; encoded by the exons ATGGCAGGAAGTTTATGGAGTTTGATTCACTTCACGGG GTACAGTCTGCCTTTTGTGATGGCGAGGGCCTGGCTCATATCTCACCTGTTGATGCTGCGGATAACTCCGTCTAACGGTTTAGTCCATACAG gTCCTCTACCCCATACTCCTTCCACTCCCCGGTGTTCTATCCCCTATAGCATTAATGAAGACTTGACCATTCAATGTTCCTGGGACCCAGGGCCAGAACAGGATCCAGGTCTTCTCACATCCTACAGCATTCACTGGGCCGCAGACCTAGATACCAA AACCTACAGTGTGTCTGAGCGGTCCAGTGGTGTCATTCCTCGTGATGATTACCCTAGTCACAGAACATTATGGGTGTGGGTGGTGGCTAAGAACCAGTACGGCTCTGCCCAGTCTGACAATGCCACCTTCAGAACAGATCTGATCC GGGTGCCTCCCGCTCCCATTATCACCGAGTTCACTAGTGATTACCTGGAGATTACCTGGGGCTCTGGCTGCAGCCTGCTTAAATTGTCTGAAGGAGACTGTGATGTCCGCTACCGTTCTGAGGGCCAGCAAAAATGGTCTGAG GTGGTGAACAACCTCCAAACGAGATTTGAGCTCCTGAGGCCACTGCCATTCACCAAGTATGAGTTCCAGGTACGGTGTGGATGTAAGGATACCATCTTGAGTGAGTGGAGCTCAGTGCAGAGAGTTG GGCCTTCAGGACAGATGGATGTGTGGTGTGACTGTGAaagcctctctgacctctctaaaTGTGCTTTGATGTGGAAG CTGCCACCTCCCCCTGTGGTGCATGGGCTGAGATACGTGGTGACGGTTTCATACACCAATGGCACTGTGGAAATTGTCAATGTGTCCACGACAGTTGATGGGGGCCGGTCGGGTTGTAAGGGAAAACAGTGTAATCTCCGTTCCTCTCTTCTGGGTGTGTCAGGAGTGCACGTGTCAGCACAGACCTCGCATGGCACTACAGAACCCACTTCCTTAGCTCTACCGACACTAG GCGTACAAGGCCAAGAGCCACACATCATTTGTAACATGGATGAAGTGAGCCTGTTGGTATCATGGAATCTGTCCTCCCAATTCACCAACAAGCTGCTGGGGCTAGTGGTGCAGTACAAGCAGGCAGGACTTCCTCCATCCCAGGGGTTTTGTTGGAGGAAAGTACACAACAACAGCCAGACGTCAATCCCTTTGCCAG GTTCTTTTGAAAATTACACTTCCTACATTGTGTCGTTGTTTGGAGTATTAGGAAACAGTTCTGTGTTCCTTTCATCCACTACTGCATATGCACGAGAAGGAG cccctcCCCAGGTACCCTTCATCAAGATCCATGACATCACTGACTCTCAGGTGACCTTCACCTGGGGTCACATCCCCCTGAGCCAAACCAGAGGTGTCATCCTGCAATACCTTCTGGAAGTAGACGACCAGACAG TGGGAAATGTGAGTGCAGAGAAGAACAGCTACGTGATATCAGCTCTCTCCCCTGGCCGTTCCTACCAAGTGGGGATCCGAGCTGTAACTAAAGCTGGGTCTGGACAAGCTAAAATCATCTACATCACCACCAAGGACAAGCAGGACTACG ATATAACAATGTACATATTAATCATACCGGTCATAATCTTGCTATTGATGGGGTTTGCCTACAAGGTGCTTGTGGGGTGTGATAAAGTGCCTGACCCCAAAAACAGCCAACTGTTCCAACAGATGACAAAGTCCCAG GTCAGTCGCTCCTTTATCTGCGCTCCTTCAGAGCCAAGTCCCAAGATctctcagctggaggtggtccaAATCGAGCCTCAGGATATCAAGGCCTTCCCTGGGAAAACAAATAATCTGATGGAAACGGGGAATGAGGAGGAGTGCATAGGAACAGGGAccgaagaagagaaaaaaaatgcgGACATGGAAAGGGGATGGATACAAATAAAGGGGAAGGGTAAATTTTATGAAGAAGCTTACAGTACAATGATTGACACTGATGAAGAGAAGATTGGAGGTGACATGGCTAGTTTGTCAGAGGAGGAAACGTTTTTTCAAGACTATGAGAAGCACTTCATGCCTAGTGCTGTGGATGTATGA